A window of Lonchura striata isolate bLonStr1 chromosome 2, bLonStr1.mat, whole genome shotgun sequence genomic DNA:
GCCTCCAGAAAGGACCTGCTGGAGTCAGTTTCCCACCTGAGTTATTTTAGACATCCCTCTTTGTCAGCCTTCAGCATACATTCAGCCTTCAGACCCATACCTGTAAGTAAAACCATCACTGTCCAAAAGCTCGTTCATGTGCATTTAAAACAACAAAGGGCTGTATGTGACCATTACTAACTTTCTAGGCATAAAAAAAGGTTATAACCTTAAAGAATTATTTGTATTAATCAAAACTGTCTGTTCATGAAACCTTTTCAGGTATACTTTTTCCTTATaagcaggtttttttccttttcaggtctctgtgtgtgtctgtccctTCCAGCTTCAAACAAAAGGCTAGACATGCCAGGAACAGTGAAAACCTCTGTGTGGTTTCTTTTATCATAGTCTAGTGATTTCAGCAAAGAGCTGAGGAGGCTCCTGCCAACTTTTTCCTCATCTGAGAGGCACAAACCTCAGCAGGATCCTGATGTCCCAGGACTCCTTCTCTTGCTGTGGCAATAATCACAAGCAACCTCCCTTAGCAGGGCTCTCAGACTCCTCAGGACACCAGCTTCAAGGTCGGTCAAGGTCACAAAAGGCCACCCTCATTTCTTGTCCCTATTTCTCTTCTCCCTTCAAATTAAGGAGTAAGGGGAAGGTTTGTCCCATGAGTACATCCAGGGCAGGTCTGCAGCCTtagagctgggctgggatccaGGCCATCCCTACAATCCCCTTCCTAGCAGTGGGTCCCAGGGCGACTGCAGTATGGTCAGGTGTGATGAAGGGCCCCCTGGGGAAGAAGCAGTTGCCCAAATGGTGAATGTaggcagcagcacatccaggagcTCTACAAATTCACATCCTCACACTTCTTCCTTAGGAGAGGACTTTTCCAGCATCtcccacacaccccacactTACTGCTTGCCCCATGCAGAGCCCTGGTGCAGGAGCgggatgctgggcaggcagaCAACAGTGCTGCTGATTGTCGGTGTGGAGAAGGAGCTATAGGCCATCTTCTGCATGCAAATAACATCCCAGACTTTTCCTGGAGTGCCCTGAGTCCAACTCTCCATGCTGTCTGCCCTGAAGCCTGGAGGGATGCTGCTGTAGTGCTCcaggggcagtgcaggggaaggggacagagggacatcCATGGTGGTTACCAGCACACCTCAGCCCCACAGGGGGTGCGGACAGGCACAGGAGAGAGATGCAGTGCAGTGCTGGGAAACCTCCAGCTGGGTTTGCCAGACagacagagcagctgcaggagctgcctcctctGGGGCTGGGATGAAAAGGTGCCTCTCCGTGCTCCAGGCTGGCAGGTGCAGCAGCGCTGAGCACAGAGCCAGGCatgcagagccaggcagggctTTGTCCCAGATGGGTTGGCTTTGAGAGAGCCCCTGGCTCCAGGCAGGGAAGTGATGGAGCCTGTTGAAGGTGCTGGTCCTGCAGCTCAACTCCACCTCCTGCCATCAAGGGTGGTCCATAAGTCACAAGCCAGGGCAAAAGGGAGGGGCTAGTGCTGCTAGACGGAGCTGGAGCCCGGTGGCTGGCTGTTGCTGTTGCTCTCTGACGGGGTCTTGGCAGTGGAGGAGGTGGCCAGGGAGCCACTGTTCCTGAAGATGCGGAGCAGCCTCCGCTTGTAGCCCCGGAAGGCGAAGAAGTAGATGATGGGATCGATGCAGCAGTTGAGGTTCATGAATGCCACAGTGACTTGCAGGGACATCTTGAAGGCTTGCTGCTCACGGCAGGATGGCTGGTAGAGAATCTTCCTGACCATGAATTGGACAATGTTGAGGTGGTAGGGActgaagcagagcaggacagcCAGCAGAACCACCAGGATGACAGTGAAGGCCCTGTGGTGGTGCCCATTCCTCACTGTCAGCGGGTTCTCCTTGGCTGTCTGGCAGAGCTTGAGGTTGATCCTCACATAGCACACCAAGATGATGCCCACAGGCAAGAAGAAGCCAAGCATGCAGGCCACCAGGAGCAGGTAGGGCAGATTGGGAATCTCCTCGAAGTTGAAGTACTCCATGCATGTCAGTTTGTCTCCCATCCTTCGTGTCATGGGCCGCAGGAGCAGCGGAGCTGTCTGCAGGAACACCAAGAACCAGATGAGGACACAGATGCCCCTGGCACGGCTCATCTTCCTAATCCTGCCAGGGTGCCTGGTGCGCACCACGGCAACGTAGCGGTCCACGCTCACGCAGGTCATGAAGTAGATGCTCACATAGGTGTTCATGTAGAAAATGAAAGCTGTGATCCGACAGAACCAGTCCCCAAAGGGCCAGTCAGACTCCAGGATGTAGTAGGCGATCCTGccgggcagtgccagggtgAAGAGGGCGTCGGAGAGGGCCAGGTTCACCAGATAGAGGTCAGTGGAGTTCAGTTTCTTCTTCCTGCGCTGGAAGGTGATACAGAGGGCAAGGACGTTCCCACAGGCACCGAACACCAGCAGGATGATATAGAAAAGGGAGAAGGTGACTTTGGTTGAGAAGTGGTGGTTGTGCACGTTGCAGCTGCTCTGATTGCTGGAGGTGAGGTTGGCGGGCAGGAACACGTTCTCCACAAGAGCCATTTCCACGGTACCTCACGAGCTCTTGCTCTCTCCCTTGGAATAAGAATAGACATGAAACCTGCAGTTTATTGATAAGAAGAGCGGCACCTTTAGAACTGGCCCTCATCACTAAGCAAAAGCCCTGTCCCCTACTCCAGCCAcccctccctgcagcacacAGCTCAAGTCATTTGGAAAATGCTTCTCTTGTGATTTTGGTGAGAGCATCTCAAGAGTGGCTGTGACTCATTCTCCTTTTCTTATCACGAGCTactcttaattttgttttttctcaagTCCAATCAATATGAGAAAGGACTGGAGGTGCTGGGAGGAGAAATTGCTTGTCACACAAAGAAGGTCCCAAACTCATCTGGGGGCAATGATATAATTTACTCACTGCGAGGGGAATGTGGAGCTTCATTGAGAAAATGCCCAAAAAATGGAGGGGCCGGGACTGGGAGGGCGGCGGGCAGAAGTGCTGAGGAGCACTTTCCTAACTCTCGGGCGGGACCGAAGCAGCaacaaaactgaagaaattcaaagggaggaaaaaaccaaccttcacaaaaaaaaaaaaaaaaaaaaaaaaaaaaaaaaaaaaaaaacccaaaaaaaaaaccaaaaaaaaaaccttccccaaaaatcccgtgACCCATGCTCGTCCGATCAGGGAGCTGAGAACACTCCAGCACCGAACCCCGCTGCCCGCACGCTGTCCCGCCGCTCGCCCCGCTTTGGGCACGGGGTCCGCGCTCATGCCTGGTGACAGCGGTGTCCCCTcggctgcggggctgcagcagctcccgggACGCGTGTCCCGCAGCCGCTCACCTCCCGCTGCCgccgggacgggacgggacgggacgggcgCAGCGCTGCCTCCCGTCCCCGGCGGCGCGGACCCCGAGGGGCTGGATGGTCAAAGCCACAAGCACGAAAGGGAGGTCAGGGGCTCCAACCTGAATGCGGCGGTGCCGCCgccttcttctcttcctcctcttcctcctcctcctcctcctcccgcccgACTTTTGGGGGGCGGCGAGCGCGAAGCCTCCTGCCCGCGTCCTGCACTCGGGCTCCCCGGCCGTGTGAGCGCCTCCCGGGATTCGCTCACATTATAAAAGCGCTgtgagatttggggttttttttgtttgttgttttttgttggggtttttttatcctTAGGGTTAGTAAAACTGTGTTCTTTCTgggtggggcttttttttttctttcggtATGTGAGAGGCACACTGCCGCCGCGGGGGATATTCTCAGTAGCGGCTGTACTGGAGAAGATAAATGACTGTACCTGCGCGGCAATCGCTCCCGACATCTGAGCCGACTTCGGGTTTTACTCTGAAAACTTCTACAAGGATGCAAAATGCAACTGAGCGATGAAAACAACTTCAGCTCTGGTTCACGTGCGGTCCAGGGTGCTCAGCCCGGGCACAAGCGCATGGTCACGGCAGCTCGATCGGACCACAGCAGCTTTTACAATAAAGTTGTGGCAAATTTTTCAAAGGAGCTTATTGTGCCTGTGGCCAGTGCAAGCCATGCTGTGCCTGTGGTGAAACCCAGATTTGCCTTTCACACACACATAGAGACATCACCGGGCATGGCTCCTTAGGGCAGAGACTGAGTTCAATGAAACAATTTGCCCtcagtggaaaaatatttttgttattaagaTGATATATTGTGTGGTGAAAGTGGGGCAAAGCCCCTTGACCTAGCTGGAACTCTCACAGCaggctctgtccccacagagtgCTGAGCAGTGGAGGGCTGTGATTTATCCCTCAGCCCTGTATGTGTGTGTCTTACAGCATAAGAGAGAGTACTTTCCTTCCCAGCACTTCCCAAAATGTTTGCAGAAGCGCAGCCTGCCCTGTGACCAGCAGGATGGCCTTCCCCATGGTTTCCCCATGGCTTTTTTACTGGAGACCACTAGAGTTTTCAAATCCCAAGAGGAATTTTTAGGCTTTTTTAAATGGTTCTAgggtctgggttttttttttttgtggtggtggtgatgATCTTGCTGGTGTCTGGTTTtatccctcaaaaaaaaaaaaatcctaataaaCCAGGAAATTCCCATCACAGAGCATTCAGGATGTTACTGAAAAACTGAAGCCAATAAATACAAAAGTTAAGATTACAGTTAAGCTGAACTTCCATATTTCCCTCTGGGTCAGTAAAGCTCAACTAATTATTTAATTGCATAATCTTTCTAATGTTTTAAAACAGTGACATTAAACTCAGTACTAATCTGTGTACTCATGTACTGTGAGTCATCTGTAGAGAAATTACACATTATTGTAATGAATTTACTAGAAGTTGAAGGTACCTAGCAAGACTAATAGTGAAAATTGGCTAACAAGCATCTGTTAATGAAGATACTTTTGTTGCTCGAGGGTTTATATTACATGGAGGGAAAGGTCAGCTAATAACAGAATATCTACTGAGtaaactattaaaaatattcccTAGTAAAATAGGGGTTTTCTACTTGCACATCTGTCAAGAGTTAAGCTAATCAGACTTGTGTGGGGTTCAAATGTTCTTGAGCTGTTTCATCGTGATGGTGAAAACAGGCAATGGATTTAACATTAGAGAAGTGTTGAGTCTATAGAAATCCTGAGCCCACACCAGCTACTGGATCCAGGACTATCCTTTCATCTCCCTAAAGCACTGCACGAcaaacagctgcagctgaaacaAATTCCAGCCTCATCGATTCGGGGCTCACTGTGGTACTGACAGTGCAGAGCTCCTGCCCGCCCTCATGACAGTCTCCCACATGAGAGTTTTATCTCCATcgcagaagaaataaatttggACGAACCTCAGCAAAATGCCATTGGCTTCCACCCAGGGCCCAGAGTGCCTTGGACCAGTCGGAATCACCAGTGCTTGGCCCGGGACTTTTCCGAGCAGTCAAGCAGGCCCTTTGTACAGCCCCTCCCGTCTCCCCGGCTCTGCGCTCACAAAGGCACTGAAAAGAGAGCTGCAGACCCCACAAGAGGAATCCCACCTGCCTGGGGATGGAGGACTTCTCATGGAGCCCACGGGAGTGGGGAAGTGCCGTCGCTGTGTCAAAGGGGGCCTGGGTAAAGGAGGGTCAGCGGGGTCCCAGCCCCTGCGCAGAGGAGGGAGATGACCCAAGTGGCATCACCAGCCTCAAAAACAGATGGAAGAGCCCAAAGTTCTGGGTGACAGCCATGTCCAGGGTGACAACTGTGCCTATTGCCTTGGGAATAAGACAGAGGGAAAACAATGCTCTCcacctgattttatttttctttttgcagtgcAGAACAAAGGAAGTGGGTTCTTTTGTGCAAAACACGCTCCTGCCCTGTGTGCAGCAGGTGCAGCGCTACAGGAGTGCAGCCCAGCTCCACCCGTTTGCACGGCTCCAGCAAGCCCAGCACGGCTGCACCACTCCACACTGCACAGCAGCAAGGCCCTTTCAGATGGGGCAAGGGACTGAGGGCATCCTCTTCCCACCTGTGGGGATCTGCTCCCTGCCTCTGCAACACTGGATGAGCTGAAACGAGATCTCCCCTCAGACAGGGTAGAGAAGCCCTGTCCACCCCAGTGTGCAGCCATTTCGTTTAATCTCTTAAATTAAGGGCAGTATCTCTACTGCTCTTGACTGGGCCCAGTGGAATGTAGTGTGGCATTTGAGGAGTGAGGTTCAACTTCAAAGCTGGGTCTAGGCTTTCTTCTGTTGTGTCCGTGTTTGCATAATGACACTTCCTTGGGCTTGGCAGGGAGCAAGCAGAGTTCCACAGCCCAGGTATCCTTCCCAGGGTGGGCAGGACCTGGtgtcccagggtgtccctgctgccagggatgcagccaGAGCACAGGGGACACCTTCTGGGGGAGTCCTGTGCAGACACTTGGCATGGAGTGTCTCTCTCCTGAAATGTGCATCACGGTCCTTAACCATGGCATGTCTCcagccaggtccctgcctgGAAACCACCACATGCTACTTCTAGAGCCACATATTGGGTATTTCAGAACAGATGTGCACCTCACAGTCACTGTGGCTCTTCTCACATCACCCTCAGAGCACACCACTTTCTGCCATTCCATGAAGGCTGTCTGCAGTCTccttttgctgctgcagacCTTGCCATGGATGTTgcttcccagcccagcagaaaaGCCAGGTTGCAGCTCCTGTGGGATCAGGCCCTTGAGGCcatcagctcagcccagctgtgATGTGGCGAGGGAAGCTCAGACAGAGCCGCGCCTGCAGGCACGTGCTGGGAGATCCATCACTGCGCTTCCTCCAGGGCTTCTTCTTCGGGTGCAAAGCCGTCTTGGGTAGTTGTTTACATCTGCTGGGATTTCCCAGAGTTGAGAGATGATTTGGAGCTGGACTTTCTGAGGGCAAGGCAGCATAACAAATGAGGTAACAGCCCCTTCACAGAGAGACAGCAGGAAGTTTGTGCCTCCTCTTTCCATTGTATCATCATTGCCTCTCCCTTTTTGCTTTCCCCATTGGCTTTGGttaaattttctctcttctggTGCAAAACATTTCCAGGAAGTTTTGAGTGTAGACACAAAAAATCTCCAAGAGATTTCAGTTTTGAAGAAACAGGCAGGGATTTTccacagctcagcccctgcATCCCAGGTCACCATTACTCATCTGGCAGTAGAACAGAAATGAGGAGAATCCCTGATTTTGACATTCATCTGTCCATTCAGTAACAGCATCTGTGTGGGAAGGACAATGTTTTAGAGGCTTTAACTCCATATTATGTGAAGTGTAGAGGAATAAAAATCTGAAGGTTCCTACCATTTTGTGataaaaatctgaagaaaacaCTTGCTGGAGTTTTGATGTGTTTGAAACCTAATCTGGCTCTAAATCTAAGAGGGAAATACTGAATAACAAAGCAGCTGAAATCTGCTTCTGCATGATATGACTGATTTTGTTTTGCACATGCAGCACCAGCTCTGGAAATGATGGTGCAGCGCCAAGTCACGCCAGTCAGAGGGTGGCACAGCTCATTTCAACATCCTGAGCAGTGGAGCACAGCATGGCAGCAGCTTTGGGAGCCGCTTCCTTCCACATTCCCTTGCCTCcagtcccaaaatgaacccctGTGTGTGGGCCATGCAACCACCACTATTTCCATGTGCCTGTGGCTTTGTGAAGCCTGGCTGCAGAGAGGGGGTAGCTGTGCTAACAGGGGCAGCTCTTAGTCAAGAGGGTCAGGGCACCTTAGCAGGAGAAATACCAGTGAAATTCACATTCTAAAATAACTTCCTCCAGTGAGCATGAAACACACTTTCTCCCACGCTGTGCTATGACTTAGAAACTCCATTTTGCTTTTGCAGGAATAAGATGAAAGTTTTCTTGGTATCTGATTTCTGTGGTTAAAAACAATGtttaaatgcttattttaaaaaaaaacaatcataAGGCAAATTTGGAGAACTGAGGTCCtatttttatctgcttttttcTTATGTCAGGGCCACAAATGCTATATGTGCACACACAAATTCTTAACGTACAGCTACAACATGAGCAAAAACAACCAACGTAGAAGATGAtcacaaaacacagaaatgagTGTTCGTGATAGAAAAAGTGCCAAAAATGCACATCTTAATTCAGTCTGGATCTCTATGATCCTATACAACAATTTCTTTTGACAGGGCCAAAGACCCTTATATTTTGTAACTTGTGAGTCTTTTCCATTTGTTCTTTGTGGTCAATGTTTAGGCCATGTTATGACCAGGTTTTGGCCTGGTCAAACACATACCAGGTAAGTTCTGTGGCAAAAATCAGCATCCTGTGAGCGTTTCCATGGGGTGCTCTGTTCCATGCACCAATGCCTCAGACAATCACAGAATCGAAGGTTGGATGGGACCTCTGAGGAGGATCTGCGCCGACCACACAGCTAAAGCAGACACCCAGACCTGATTGCCCAGGACTATGTCGAGACATATTGTGAACATCTTCAAGACACAGCCtgtctgggcaacctgtgccagtgctcagtTGCCCTCACTGTGAAAAAGTGTTTCTTGATGTTCAGACAGATCCTCCTGTGTTTCAGGTTGTGCCTGTTGCCTCTGATCCTGTCATTGGACACCActacacagagccaggctctgtcCTGTTTCCACCCTCCCTGCAGGAATTTACACACATCACTGAGCTCCCtctgagccttctccaggctgaacagtcacagctctcagcctttcctctcaGGAGACTGCTCCAGTTCCTTCATCATCTTTGTGTCCCTTTGCTGGACTTTCTCCAGTATTTCCATGTCTATGTGTACAGAGGAGcctgttatgaacaaaacagcctggctgggacatttgGCTcgaactaagtactgacattgaaatgttaattagccaattgctcctgggaatcacctacaacCCCACCCACACTAGGACcgggatgcaaaataatccagtggaatcatgggagggggttttggggatgaaaacacccctagatggaaggctgggcacagtggagggggctggatgggtgtgctggttggggaaaagggaaccccatccctagtctgtgtttgacctgtcaccataacctgcagaggaccagactggactgggctgtgggaagcaggcacaaagGAACACGCACTTCttggtgttaccaggagggaagaagaggggacagctgctgctggatctcggcagcaggatctgcacatccccccaccCTTTGGttaccagtgtgccaggagaaaaggagagaggacagTCTGCTAggacttcagatacagactggacacctcttcacctccagctaccagcgtgccacggagactccagggacagactctgctgccTTCTCCACCTTTGGCTACCGGGAAAGCTACAACAGCCCCTTGCcaagctgactttttaataaagagctaaacattaataaaggcatagacCCTGTTCATTTCAGAGCCCACAGCCAAACCAGAATTccaccagtgctgagcacagagcaAGGATCATCTCCCCAAACCTGCTGAAAACACTTTGCCTAAGGGACACAGGGTGTCATCAGCCTTCTTTGCCACAAGGGCACATCGGTGCCTCATGTTCAGCTTGGTGTCCACCAGGAGGCTGAGGtcctttccctctgcagagctgctttccatcTGGCTGGCCCCCAGCCTGTACTGGTGCCTGGGGATGTTCTTCTGTATGTGCAGGATCTTGTGGCTCTTCTTGCTGAACTTGATGAAATTCCTGccagcccatttctccagcctgtgagggtccctctggatggcagcaTGACTCTGTGGCATATCTGTCACCCTGTGCAGCTTGGTGTCACCAGCAAATGTGCTGGCGGTGCCCTCTGCCACTCTGTCCGTGTCATTAATGAGGACATTGAACAGGACTGGAGCCAGTATTGACCCCTGGGGCACACAGAGAGTTCCTGGCCTCCCACTAGAACCTGTCCTGCCGACCCTCACCCTCTGGGCCTGCCTATGCATTCAATGCACCAATCTCAATGCCTCAGCTTTGCCTGCTGATTTATCTACCCAGCATTTGCATGTGAGAGAGGAGGGTGCTCTGTGCTTTATTGTGGGAAAGGAAACCTCAGAGAAGTTAAGTGAGCAGCGAATAGTTGGAGATCTCggcacttcattttttttttcaagagtgGTTTGTTCTTGCTTGCTCAAAGGGTGCCTGAAACAggtgcagagccagccccgaGAACTCAGCACCTCTGTGTATTTCCACCTCCTCAACCCTAATCCTGCAGAATCCTGTGGCTTTTGGGAGAGAGTGGGACCAGCTTGttgcagaataaaaatattttttaaggaaaacctTTCTTAACAAAGGCCTCCCTTACCAGTGGTGGTCAGAGTGAAGTCTGGCTTTTTGGCTATGCTGCCTAGACCCggtgagagcagagcagagacaGATCTGTGTGCACCACAACAGTGATTCACTTGCAGGGAGTGGCCCACGCGGCGCCAGGCACGAGCAGAGCGCAGTCCCGGGAGGAAGCAGTCAGAGTCACCCAGACAAGGGCTGTCACACAACCCTGCAAGTGCTGCGTGTCTGCACGGGACCTGGGCTGCCTTGGGACAGACACTCCTAATGCAGGAAGATCTTAATTTATAGGGCCAGAACTTCTACATGGCTCTTGGGTGTTGTTTTTGCTCATGTGTAGGGCCTGGGTTTACATttctctgcagctcccttccctaGCAGATCTCCCCTGAATTCCACTTGCAATGGGCAAGGGACTTCACCAAACCTTCTACactttctgctctttttctctttgctgtgtTGCAACTTTTTGTGCCTACATAAGAAAAGCTACTGTGTAAAGCAGATTGCCCCAAACCTAAGCATTCAATGAGATTGAATTTTGGATATGCTGTAAAGGTCTGAATTATAtggaagaatttattttgcagCCATCAAATTTTACCTTTTAGGGCTTACTTGTAAGACCAGACAGATCCTCTCCACCCTAAATAGTAATATTCAAGGTTTGAATATTACTGTTTTAATGTGTTTATTACTTGCCTTTGCTTCTCCATTCTTGTCTCCTGAGTTGACATTGAGGTTGGTCTCCTTCCTTAAATGCCTggaatatattttcaaaattctttcTTCATAGAGGAAGTTTTGCTTCTTGATGTTTCACTTGTAATGTATACATGGAGAGTGCAACATTTTAGCTGCTAATGCTTATTGAAAACACTTGTGTCTCTGGGCTGTACTATAGCTACATTAGATGCTTAATGCTTTAAATGATTTGTGATCACGAAGTGCTTGATCTGTCAGCATAATTGCAAGTGGAGAGACTTCTAAGCACTCcataaaaaccagaaacaaaatgGTACAAGCT
This region includes:
- the LOC110470570 gene encoding G-protein coupled receptor 183 — protein: MALVENVFLPANLTSSNQSSCNVHNHHFSTKVTFSLFYIILLVFGACGNVLALCITFQRRKKKLNSTDLYLVNLALSDALFTLALPGRIAYYILESDWPFGDWFCRITAFIFYMNTYVSIYFMTCVSVDRYVAVVRTRHPGRIRKMSRARGICVLIWFLVFLQTAPLLLRPMTRRMGDKLTCMEYFNFEEIPNLPYLLLVACMLGFFLPVGIILVCYVRINLKLCQTAKENPLTVRNGHHHRAFTVILVVLLAVLLCFSPYHLNIVQFMVRKILYQPSCREQQAFKMSLQVTVAFMNLNCCIDPIIYFFAFRGYKRRLLRIFRNSGSLATSSTAKTPSESNSNSQPPGSSSV